Genomic window (candidate division WOR-3 bacterium):
GCCTACGTAGGCTTCTACGCGCTGGCGAGTTGGAAGCTGCCCTGGCCGCTCGCCATCGTGGCGGCCATGGCCGGGTGCGCCGCGCTGGGGATGTTCATCGAGCGGGTGGCCTACCGCCCGTTGCGTAGTGCCCCGCGCATTTCCGCCCTGATAACCGCGATGGGCGTCTCGCTCTTCCTTGAGTACTTCACCAGCCTGAGGTTCGTTTTCGGGCCGGACTACCGGGCCTTCCCAAGGCCGTTTGCGGTCACGTCGTTTGACGTGGGCGGGGTCTCGATCAGTAACATCCAGATAATCGTCTTCGCGGTCTCGACCGTGCTGATGGTGGGGCTGACCCTGTTCGTGAACAAGACTCGGACCGGTCTCGCGATGCGGGCGGTATCCTACGACCATAACACGGCGCGGCTGATGGGCGTGAACGTGGACTGGATCATCTCGGTGACGTTCGGGGTGGGCTCGGCGCTGGCCGGGGCCGGCGGCGTGCTCTATGGCATAGCCTACCCGCAGATCAATCCGTTCATGGGCGTGATGCCAGGTCTCAAGGCGTTCGTGGCGGCAGTGCTGGGCGGAATCGGCGTGATTCCCGGGGCGATGCTCGGCTCGGTTATCATGGGCGTGGTCGAAACGTTCACCTCCGCCTACGTTTCCTCGACCCTTCGCGACGCGGTGGCCTTCGGGGTCCTGATACTGGTGCTGCTGGTGCGTCCGGCCGGGATCCTGGGCAAGCCGAGCAGGGAAAAGGTCTAGAGGGCAATTCCCAATGGTCAATTCTCAACTCCCAACGAAACCCCAATGGAAGGAAATGACCAGGCACTCATCTGGCATTCTGGCATTCGTTGGGAATTGGCAACTGGGAATTGGGCATTCCGACATATGAGCACGCGCAGGGGCCTCGGAGCCGGTGTGGTTGCGCTGCTGGTCGCGGTTGCGGTGTTCGCCGCAGTCGAAGCGCTCATCCTCTCAGGCGCGCTGAATCCCTATTGGCAGCAGATCATCTGTCTGGCCGGGATCGTGACCATATCGGCTCTCGGACTGAATCTCATCTACGGCTACACCGGGCAGTTTTCGCTCGGCCACGCCGCGTTCTACGGTATCGGAGCCTACACTGCCGCGCTTGTGACCCGAGGCATCGGCAGCCACAGCCCGGCTATCCTGCCGCTCAGCCTGGTCGCCGGGGCCGTGCTAGCCGGTCTCGTCGCCCTGCTGATCGGGCTGCCGATACTCAGGCTCAAGTCCGACTACCTGGCAATCGCAACGCTTGGCTTCGGTGTGATCGTGAAGGTGCTGCTGGATAATGCCGACATGGCTATCCCGATGATGGGCGGTTCCCGGGGCATGAGCGCGATTCCCAGGCTGACCAGTTTTCTCTGGGTGTTCCCGCTGGCCGTAGTGGCGCTGGTGGTGCTGCGCAACATCGTCTACTCGGGTATCGGCCGGGCCCTGATTTCGGTGCGCGAGGACGAGCTCGCGGCCGAGGCGGTCGGCATTGACAGCACGCGGTACAAGACCCTGGGGTTTGTCATCGGCTGTATGTATGCGGGCGTAGCCGGCGGCCTGTACGCGCACCTGTTCACGTTCCTGCACCCGTCCAACTTCGACTTCCTGAAGTCCATCGACGTGCTACTGGTCGTGGTGCTGGGCGGACTAGGCAGCATGTCCGGCACCATCGTTGCCGCGGTCGCGTGGACGTTCCTGCTCGAGGGATTGAGGATCGTACTGCCTCCGGCAGTGCAGGACTGGCGCTGGGTCATCTACCCGCTGCTCTTGATTGTGTTCATGCTGGTCCGGCCGGGCGGCATATTCGCAGGGATGGAGTTCAGGTTCCTGAGAGCGAGGAAATGATGAAGATCGAAACCCGAATCAAGCTCGAATGAAGGACAAAGCCCGATTTGGGATTCGGATTTCGAGCTTCATTCGTCATTCGAGCTTCGGGCTTCGGACTTGAGGCCCCTATGAGTGTCGTGCTTGAGACCAAGTCCTTGACTAAGTCCTTCGGCGGGCTGGTGGCCGTGCGCGATTTCACGATGTCAGTTGCCGAGAACGAGCTGGTCGGCCTCATCGGGCCGAACGGGGCCGGCAAGACCACCGTGTTCAACCTGGTAACGGGCATGTATGTACCGACCGCGGGCGAGATACGGTTCAAAGGCGCCGACATCGGTGGGATGAAGCCGTACCGGATCTATCAGTGCGGGATTGCCCGTACCTTCCAGAACATCCGGCTGTTCAAGCAGCTATCGGTCCTCGACAACATCCGCGTGGCTCACCATCACCGCGGCGGGGCCGGGCTGTTGAGTACGGTTCTGCGCGGGCCGAGGTTCAGGCGGGAAGAGCGGCAGGTGACCGAACGGGCAACCGAGCTGCTCTCGATTCTCGGCCTCGAGGGCAGGCGGGATGAGTTGGCGCGAAACCTGCCCTACGGCGAGCAGCGGCGGGTCGAGATCGCCCGCGCGCTGGTGTCCGACCCGAAGCTGCTGCTGTTGGACGAACCGGCAGCCGGGATGAACCCTTTCGAGGTAGGCAGCCTGATGGAACTCATCCGGTTCGTGAAGGAGCGGTTCAAGCTGACGGTGCTGCTGATCGAACACCAGATGAAGGTCGTGATGGGTGTGTGCCAGCGGGTCGTGGTGATGGACTTCGGCGAGGTCATCGCCCAGGGCGCACCAGAGGTGATTCGAGAGGACCCGAAGGTGATAGAGGCTTACCTAGGCAAATGACGAAGTTCGAAGTACGAATGACGATTGAAACCCGAATCGAGGAGAAGTCCGAATCGGCAATTCGAGCTTCGAGCTTCGTCATTCGAGCTTCCGCCGAGGAGTCTACGTGCTTCTGAGAGTTAAGGACCTTGCCGTTGACTATGGCGC
Coding sequences:
- a CDS encoding branched-chain amino acid ABC transporter permease, translated to MSTRRGLGAGVVALLVAVAVFAAVEALILSGALNPYWQQIICLAGIVTISALGLNLIYGYTGQFSLGHAAFYGIGAYTAALVTRGIGSHSPAILPLSLVAGAVLAGLVALLIGLPILRLKSDYLAIATLGFGVIVKVLLDNADMAIPMMGGSRGMSAIPRLTSFLWVFPLAVVALVVLRNIVYSGIGRALISVREDELAAEAVGIDSTRYKTLGFVIGCMYAGVAGGLYAHLFTFLHPSNFDFLKSIDVLLVVVLGGLGSMSGTIVAAVAWTFLLEGLRIVLPPAVQDWRWVIYPLLLIVFMLVRPGGIFAGMEFRFLRARK
- a CDS encoding ABC transporter ATP-binding protein, translated to MSVVLETKSLTKSFGGLVAVRDFTMSVAENELVGLIGPNGAGKTTVFNLVTGMYVPTAGEIRFKGADIGGMKPYRIYQCGIARTFQNIRLFKQLSVLDNIRVAHHHRGGAGLLSTVLRGPRFRREERQVTERATELLSILGLEGRRDELARNLPYGEQRRVEIARALVSDPKLLLLDEPAAGMNPFEVGSLMELIRFVKERFKLTVLLIEHQMKVVMGVCQRVVVMDFGEVIAQGAPEVIREDPKVIEAYLGK
- a CDS encoding branched-chain amino acid ABC transporter permease, with the translated sequence MAYFLQQLINGLQLGFVYALIALGYTMVYGIVRLINFAHGDVFMVGAYVGFYALASWKLPWPLAIVAAMAGCAALGMFIERVAYRPLRSAPRISALITAMGVSLFLEYFTSLRFVFGPDYRAFPRPFAVTSFDVGGVSISNIQIIVFAVSTVLMVGLTLFVNKTRTGLAMRAVSYDHNTARLMGVNVDWIISVTFGVGSALAGAGGVLYGIAYPQINPFMGVMPGLKAFVAAVLGGIGVIPGAMLGSVIMGVVETFTSAYVSSTLRDAVAFGVLILVLLVRPAGILGKPSREKV